Proteins encoded by one window of Vibrio rumoiensis:
- the fcrX gene encoding ferric iron uptake transcriptional regulator FcrX: MPDNNQALKEAGLKVTLPRLKILEVLQQPDCQHISAEDLYKKLIDLGEEIGLATVYRVLNQFDDAGIVTRHHFEGGKSVFELSTQHHHDHLVCLDCGEVIEFSDDVIEERQREIAAKYNVKLTNHSLYLYGRCANGNCKTDTNAHQTK; encoded by the coding sequence ATGCCAGATAACAACCAAGCTCTAAAGGAAGCAGGTCTTAAAGTCACCTTACCTCGTTTGAAAATTTTAGAGGTATTGCAACAACCAGACTGCCAACATATCAGTGCAGAGGATTTATATAAAAAACTGATCGATCTTGGTGAGGAAATTGGTCTTGCAACCGTTTATCGTGTTTTAAACCAATTTGACGATGCTGGTATCGTAACTCGTCATCACTTTGAAGGTGGAAAGTCTGTTTTCGAATTATCGACTCAGCACCATCACGATCATCTAGTATGCCTAGATTGCGGTGAAGTTATTGAGTTTTCTGATGACGTTATTGAAGAACGTCAAAGAGAAATTGCCGCTAAGTACAATGTTAAATTAACTAACCATAGCCTTTACTTATATGGCCGTTGTGCTAACGGAAATTGTAAAACCGACACCAATGCACATCAAACTAAGTAA
- the glnS gene encoding glutamine--tRNA ligase produces MSEAEARPSNFIRQIIDKDLADGKHTGIHTRFPPEPNGYLHIGHAKSICLNFGLAQDYQGKCNLRFDDTNPAKEDIEYVESIKQDVNWLGFNWDGDICYSSNYFDALYAYAVELIEKGLAYVDELTPDEIREYRGTLKQPGKNSPYRDRSVEENLALFEKMRNGEFEEGKACLRAKIDMASSFIVMRDPVLYRVRFISHHQTGDKWCIYPMYDFTHCISDALEGITHSLCTLEFQDNRRLYDWVLENITIDTKPHQYEFSRLNLEYTVMSKRKLNQLVTEKLVNGWDDPRMPTISGLRRRGFTPSSIREFCSRIGVTKQDNMIEFSSLEACIREDLNDNAARAMAVLDPVKVIIENFEGEEVLTIANHPNKPEMGNREVPFTREVWIEADDFREEANKKYKRLVLGKEVRLRGAYVIQANRIEKDAEGNVTTIFCSYDPDTLGKNPADGRKVKGVIHWVSAEKGLEADVRLYERLFTVPNPAAADDFAATINPESLVVKKAFVEPSLANAEAGVGIQFERTGYFCIDSKDSAPESLVFNRTVGLRDTWAKIDA; encoded by the coding sequence ATGAGTGAAGCTGAGGCTCGACCATCTAACTTTATCCGTCAAATTATTGATAAGGATTTAGCGGATGGTAAACACACTGGAATCCATACGCGTTTTCCACCAGAACCTAATGGCTATCTGCATATTGGCCATGCAAAGTCTATTTGCTTAAACTTTGGCTTGGCACAGGATTACCAGGGTAAGTGTAACCTTCGCTTTGATGATACCAACCCAGCGAAAGAAGACATTGAATACGTTGAATCAATTAAACAAGACGTAAATTGGTTAGGCTTTAATTGGGATGGCGACATTTGCTATTCATCTAACTATTTTGATGCGCTATATGCTTACGCGGTAGAGTTGATTGAAAAAGGTTTAGCTTACGTTGATGAGCTGACGCCTGATGAAATTCGTGAATATCGTGGTACGTTAAAACAGCCAGGAAAAAATAGCCCGTATCGTGACCGTAGCGTTGAAGAAAACTTAGCGTTATTTGAAAAGATGCGTAACGGTGAGTTTGAAGAAGGTAAGGCTTGTCTTCGTGCGAAGATCGATATGGCATCTTCATTTATCGTTATGCGTGATCCTGTTCTTTATCGTGTGCGCTTTATTAGCCATCATCAGACGGGAGATAAGTGGTGCATTTACCCAATGTACGACTTCACTCACTGTATTTCGGATGCGTTAGAAGGGATCACTCATTCATTATGTACACTGGAGTTCCAAGATAACCGACGTTTGTATGATTGGGTATTGGAAAATATCACTATTGATACGAAACCACATCAATACGAATTTAGCCGTCTAAACTTAGAATATACAGTGATGTCTAAGCGTAAGCTAAACCAATTAGTAACAGAAAAATTGGTTAACGGCTGGGATGACCCTCGTATGCCAACGATTTCTGGTTTACGTCGGCGTGGCTTTACTCCTAGCTCTATTCGTGAGTTTTGTTCACGCATTGGTGTGACTAAACAAGACAATATGATCGAGTTTAGTTCTTTAGAAGCGTGTATTCGTGAAGATTTAAATGACAATGCTGCTCGCGCAATGGCGGTCTTAGATCCTGTCAAAGTAATTATTGAAAACTTTGAAGGTGAAGAAGTTCTGACGATTGCTAATCATCCAAATAAGCCTGAAATGGGTAATCGTGAAGTACCTTTTACACGTGAAGTGTGGATTGAAGCGGATGATTTCCGTGAAGAAGCCAACAAGAAATACAAACGCTTAGTTCTTGGTAAAGAAGTGCGTTTACGTGGTGCTTATGTGATCCAAGCTAATCGCATTGAAAAGGACGCAGAAGGTAATGTGACTACTATTTTCTGTAGCTACGATCCTGATACATTAGGTAAAAACCCTGCTGACGGCCGTAAAGTCAAAGGTGTTATTCATTGGGTGTCTGCTGAAAAAGGTCTAGAAGCGGATGTTCGTTTATACGAACGACTTTTCACTGTACCAAACCCAGCCGCTGCGGATGACTTTGCTGCGACAATTAATCCTGAGTCTTTGGTTGTTAAGAAAGCATTTGTTGAGCCAAGTTTAGCAAACGCAGAAGCAGGTGTGGGTATTCAATTTGAGCGTACAGGCTATTTCTGTATTGATTCAAAAGATTCGGCACCAGAAAGCTTAGTGTTTAATCGTACCGTTGGTTTACGTGATACGTGGGCCAAGATCGACGCGTAA
- the nagE gene encoding N-acetylglucosamine-specific PTS transporter subunit IIBC: MNILGYAQRLGKALMLPIATLPVAALLLRLGQPDLLDIAFMASAGNAIFSQLPLLFGLGIAIGLSKDGAGAAGLAGAVAYFVLTATAQQINADVNMSFFGGIFAGIIAGHCYNAFHATRLPEWLAFFSGRRLVPIMAGLVAVVAGAVFGVVWPMVQHGLDTLAHGISTSGAVGQFIYGTLNRALIPVGLHHVLNSYFWFGMGSCQEIMVTATGAFSNIHQLCVDPAIAKTLVVGQEHTFTFKNAVTPEITAVVDSVKETIKTGDLNRYFGGDKSAGVFMNGFFPIMMFGLPGGALAMYLAAPSERRGQVAGALFSVAFCSFLTGITEPLEFMFMFLAPGLYAVHAVLTGLSLVVANMFGTLHGFGFSAGLIDFVLNWGLATKPVTLLIIGLAFGAAYFFIFSFLIRAFNMKTPGREDEEVAAPASKSKQPSGAVARQYLKALGGHGNVTTIDACITRLRLTLKDRSIVDEAVLKKLGAKGVVKLGENNLQVILGPLAEIVAGEMKEIPASDDLSDVVLP, from the coding sequence GTGAATATACTTGGATACGCACAAAGACTAGGTAAAGCGTTGATGCTACCTATTGCAACACTACCTGTTGCGGCGCTTTTACTTCGTTTGGGTCAACCTGACCTGTTAGATATTGCATTTATGGCATCGGCTGGTAATGCGATTTTTAGCCAGTTACCTTTACTCTTTGGTTTAGGTATTGCAATTGGTTTATCAAAAGATGGTGCGGGTGCGGCTGGTTTAGCCGGTGCCGTTGCTTATTTCGTTTTAACTGCAACAGCGCAACAAATTAATGCTGACGTTAATATGTCATTCTTTGGTGGTATCTTTGCAGGTATCATTGCAGGACATTGCTATAACGCATTCCACGCTACTCGTTTGCCTGAATGGTTAGCCTTCTTCTCTGGTCGCCGCTTAGTTCCAATTATGGCGGGCTTGGTTGCTGTGGTTGCGGGTGCAGTGTTTGGCGTTGTTTGGCCTATGGTCCAACACGGTCTTGATACTTTAGCTCATGGTATCTCAACTTCTGGTGCAGTTGGTCAGTTTATCTACGGCACTTTAAACCGTGCGTTGATTCCTGTTGGCCTTCACCACGTACTGAACTCTTACTTCTGGTTTGGTATGGGCTCATGTCAAGAAATCATGGTAACGGCAACGGGTGCATTCTCTAATATTCATCAATTGTGTGTAGACCCAGCGATTGCGAAGACATTAGTGGTTGGTCAAGAGCATACCTTTACGTTCAAAAATGCAGTAACACCAGAAATCACAGCAGTGGTTGATAGTGTGAAAGAGACCATTAAAACCGGTGATCTAAACCGTTACTTTGGCGGCGATAAATCGGCTGGGGTATTCATGAATGGTTTCTTCCCAATCATGATGTTTGGTCTACCTGGTGGTGCGCTTGCTATGTACCTAGCGGCTCCTTCTGAGCGTCGTGGTCAAGTTGCTGGTGCCTTATTCTCTGTTGCATTCTGTTCATTCCTAACGGGTATCACAGAGCCTCTAGAATTCATGTTTATGTTCCTAGCACCAGGCCTATATGCGGTACACGCCGTATTAACGGGTCTGTCTCTAGTGGTTGCTAACATGTTTGGTACATTGCATGGCTTTGGTTTCTCAGCAGGTCTTATCGACTTTGTGTTGAACTGGGGTCTAGCAACGAAACCTGTGACATTATTGATTATTGGTTTAGCATTCGGTGCAGCTTACTTCTTTATCTTTAGTTTCTTAATCCGTGCGTTCAACATGAAAACGCCTGGTCGTGAAGACGAAGAAGTTGCCGCTCCTGCAAGCAAATCAAAGCAACCTTCTGGTGCGGTTGCACGTCAATACCTGAAAGCTCTTGGTGGCCATGGTAACGTGACAACGATTGATGCTTGTATCACTCGCTTACGTTTAACATTGAAAGATCGCTCTATTGTTGACGAAGCCGTGTTGAAAAAGCTTGGTGCTAAAGGGGTTGTTAAGTTAGGTGAAAATAACCTACAAGTTATTCTCGGCCCATTAGCTGAAATCGTTGCTGGAGAGATGAAAGAAATTCCAGCTTCTGATGACTTATCGGATGTTGTTTTACCGTAA
- the nagB gene encoding glucosamine-6-phosphate deaminase, whose translation MRLIPLNNANEVGLWSARHIINKINKFNPTEDRPFVLGLPTGGTPLNTYKQLIKLHKDGEVSFKHVVTFNMDEYVGLASDHPESYRSFMYENFFQHIDIQEKNINLLNGNTDDHEAECKRYEDKIKSYGRINLFMGGVGNDGHIAFNEPASSLSSRTRIKTLTEDTRIANSRFFNGDISQVPKYSLTIGVGTLLDSEEVMILITGHNKALALQAAVEGSVNHLWTVSALQLHAKSVIVCDEPSTQELKVKTVKYFKELEAENIKNLK comes from the coding sequence GTGAGACTCATTCCACTCAATAATGCAAATGAAGTTGGCCTATGGTCAGCACGTCATATTATCAATAAAATCAATAAGTTTAACCCAACTGAAGACCGACCTTTCGTTTTAGGCTTACCGACAGGTGGGACACCTCTAAACACATACAAGCAATTGATTAAACTTCATAAAGATGGCGAAGTAAGCTTCAAGCACGTTGTCACCTTTAATATGGATGAATACGTAGGATTAGCCTCTGATCATCCTGAATCTTATCGTTCATTCATGTATGAGAATTTTTTTCAGCACATTGATATTCAAGAAAAGAACATCAATCTATTGAACGGTAACACCGATGATCACGAAGCAGAGTGCAAACGTTACGAAGATAAAATTAAATCGTATGGACGCATTAATTTGTTCATGGGTGGTGTGGGTAACGACGGCCACATTGCTTTTAACGAGCCGGCTTCATCATTATCATCACGTACACGTATCAAAACTCTAACCGAAGATACCCGTATTGCAAATTCACGCTTTTTCAATGGTGATATTAGCCAAGTACCTAAATATTCGCTAACTATTGGCGTTGGTACTCTACTAGATTCTGAAGAAGTTATGATTTTGATCACAGGCCATAATAAAGCACTTGCTTTACAAGCTGCGGTAGAAGGCTCAGTCAACCACCTATGGACAGTATCGGCATTACAACTTCATGCTAAATCCGTCATTGTTTGTGATGAACCTTCAACTCAAGAACTTAAAGTAAAAACGGTTAAGTACTTTAAAGAGTTAGAAGCTGAAAACATTAAGAATTTAAAATAA
- the nagA gene encoding N-acetylglucosamine-6-phosphate deacetylase has product MYALINARIYTGHDVLTEHAVIVDAGKIQSIVKMDDLPKEIKTQDLQGANLSPGFIDLQLNGCGGVMLNDEVTADTMQIMHKANLKSGCTSFLPTLITSSDEDMQQAISAAREYQQRYQNQSLGLHLEGPYLNVLKKGIHRPDFIRKSDDEMIQTICDNHDVIAKVTLAPEQNAPEHIQRLRDAGIVVSIGHTNATYREARQGFANGITFATHLFNAMTPMVGREPGVVGAIYDTSEVYAGIIADGFHVDYANIRIAHKIKGDKLVLVTDATAPAGADMDHFIFVGKKVYYRDGKCVDENGTLGGSALTMIEAVQNTVEHVGIALDEALRMATLYPARAIGVDRQLGEIKPGMVANLTVFDRDFNVKATVVNGQYEQT; this is encoded by the coding sequence ATGTATGCTCTGATAAATGCAAGAATCTACACTGGTCATGACGTACTTACAGAGCATGCCGTGATAGTGGATGCAGGTAAAATTCAATCTATTGTAAAAATGGATGATTTACCAAAAGAGATCAAGACACAAGATTTACAAGGGGCAAATCTAAGCCCTGGTTTTATCGATCTACAACTTAATGGTTGTGGCGGCGTGATGCTCAATGACGAAGTCACCGCTGATACAATGCAGATCATGCACAAGGCCAACTTGAAATCAGGCTGCACTAGCTTCTTACCAACATTAATCACTTCATCAGATGAAGATATGCAGCAAGCAATTTCTGCTGCTCGCGAATATCAACAACGTTATCAAAATCAGTCTTTAGGCCTGCATTTAGAGGGACCTTATCTCAACGTTTTGAAAAAAGGGATTCATCGCCCTGATTTTATTCGTAAATCCGATGATGAGATGATCCAAACGATTTGTGATAATCACGATGTGATCGCAAAAGTAACCTTAGCACCTGAACAAAATGCACCAGAGCATATCCAACGCTTAAGAGATGCCGGCATTGTTGTCTCTATTGGCCACACTAACGCAACCTATCGAGAAGCTCGTCAAGGTTTTGCTAACGGCATTACATTCGCTACTCACCTTTTCAATGCGATGACTCCGATGGTTGGTCGTGAACCCGGTGTGGTTGGTGCCATCTATGATACATCTGAAGTATATGCAGGTATTATTGCTGATGGCTTCCATGTAGACTATGCCAACATCCGAATTGCTCATAAAATCAAAGGCGATAAACTAGTATTAGTGACGGATGCCACAGCTCCAGCAGGAGCAGACATGGATCACTTTATTTTTGTTGGTAAGAAAGTATATTACCGAGATGGTAAGTGTGTTGATGAAAATGGCACACTTGGTGGTTCAGCTTTAACCATGATTGAAGCCGTGCAAAATACGGTTGAACATGTAGGAATCGCTTTAGACGAAGCACTGAGAATGGCTACGCTTTATCCTGCCCGCGCAATCGGTGTAGATAGACAGCTTGGCGAAATTAAACCAGGTATGGTGGCAAACCTGACTGTGTTTGATCGTGACTTCAATGTAAAAGCGACGGTTGTTAACGGACAATACGAGCAGACATAG